From the genome of Mucilaginibacter paludis DSM 18603:
CCTTTAATGACAATTTAAGTGTAAATTATATCGTCAGACAGGACGATAAACGCGAAGAGCGCATCCGTGCGCTGATGGACTATTCCTTTGAAGTATGTTACCGTTTTGGTGAGGTATGGCTGTCGGAAGACCGAAAAGCCTGCGCCCTGGTACTGTTCCCTCATCAAAAAAGAATCACTTTTGCTTCTGTATGGCTGGATATAAAGCTGACCTTAAAAGCTGTAGGGATCAGCGGCATTAAAAAGGTGCTCAACCGGAAAGCAAAGATCAAGGCCAAACAACCTAATGAGCCGATGAGTTACCTTTGGTTTATTGGGGTCAGCCCACTTTACCAGCACCAGGGCACAGGCGGCAGGTTACTAAAAGAAGTGCTCGGCCATGCGACTGGCCTTCCGGTATACCTTGAAACCTCGACAGAACGAAACTTGCCCTGGTACGAGAAACATTGTTTTGCTGTTTACGATACCCTTGATCTGGGTTACATATTGCATTTTCTGAAATATGAACCTAAATAAATCGGGCTATGCTGGTGTTTGGAACAGAGATGCATGTGGTTACTTTATTTTTTGTCACACTGGAACTGGTGATGTTTGGGGTGCAGTTTGGCTATTATCTGAACCAGCCGGAGGACAAGCCCCGTTTCTGGTACCTGTTGTTACTGGGGCTGCTGATCGTCTATAACGTTTCAGGGGGATTTTTCCCTGATAGCAAAATTACTTTTATATCCATCCGGGCGCAGAACATCATTGCATACGGCAGTGGTTTTCTCATGGCCTCTTATTTTCCGTTTTATTTTTACATGGCTTTCGAGCTAAAACGGTTACGCTTCCACGCCATTTACGGTGTTCCCTTGTTCCTGCTGTTGCCTTATGTTGTATTCTTTATCATTTCCTATTCCCTGAACGACAATATTGATTTTGCGGTCAAGTACGGGATCATTATCCCTTTTTTTTATTCCTTTATCGTGCTTCGCGCCATACTCATTGCGATCAGGGTGCATTATAAGGAGAACCGGAATCGGCGTTTTTATATCGAGGAGATAGCGGTCTATTGCGCTGTTGTGCCTTGGGTGGCAATGGTGCCGATCACTTATTTTCATTTCAGTCAGGTCATAGAAGTGCTGTTTACAAATCTGGGGTTCCTGTTCATTACAGGCATGTTTATTTTTAATGCGGCCAGACGTGCCAAGCAGGAAAGGGAAATGTATGCAGAATTGGAAGTTATCCCCATTGATCAGGTTGCAATTGACGCGAACTGCAAGCGTTTTGCCCTTTCGCCCCGGGAAAATGATGTGGTTAACATGATCTGCCAGCGGCTTCGCTACAAGGAGATCGCGGAAAAACTATTTATCTCCGAAAGAACGGTCAACAAACACGTCCAGAACATATTTAACAAAGTGGAGGTTACCACCCGTTCTGAACTGGTCCGTAAGATGAATAGTTTTTAAGTTAGTGTTAAAATCGGCTTTATTTCGATTGCTTAACCTTAGCGTAATCTAAATTACGCAAACAATGCGTAGCAAATTACGCATCAATTGCTCACTTAAAAGGTCAAAATCTCCCTCAAATTTGTCGCTTCATCTTAAAAAAGAAGCACTATGCAAAGAACGGATACGCATCTCCTGTGAGGCTAATCGTCGGAAAATCCGGCAGGCAGCAGGAATCATTTAACCTGTTTACTATGTTAGAAAAGATGAGTGAAAAGCTGTACGGACAGCTTACCGGCGACATTGAGAAAATTGTCGCCAGGGAAACAGAGCCTTTTAAAATTCTGTCTGCGGTGCTGAAGTGTGTCAGGGAGGCACTTAAAAAGTTAAAGGATCATGTGCTTAAAAATCCCTTTGAGGATGAAGCGGCCCAGATCCATTTCTTTAAACACATCAAACCCAAATTCTTTGCCCTGCGCATCTATTACCTGGAATGGTATGGTATCGTAACCAGCATCCCTGCCGGGGACAAAGAAGTGCTGAAAGCCGCCTATAACGAGGAACTGAAGGTGATCCAGCGTTTCTTTAGGCTGATTGCCTTTTATTACCAGTACTACGGCCTCGGGGCAACTGAACTGGACAGCCTTTTATTTGTGCGTGGCGTAGAGGTGCAAAGCGTGCTGATCCCGGAAGTGCCGGAACTTGACCCCGAGTTTGCCACCAGTTGCGATTACCTTTTTTCCAAGATCAGGGCCTTTGAACAGTTGCAGGAATTTGTATTGACCAGGATCAGGGAACTCGACCCGGCTTCCATCCCGCCGGAAGTTCCAACCAAAAGACAACCAAGTGAGAAACTGGTATGGACGGGCGATAAAGTGAACCTGGTAGAGATCATTTACGGTCTTTTCTTTACCGGCCAGTTCAACAACGGCAACGCCGATATTGCCCTGATCATTCGTTTCATGGAGGAACACTTCCAGGTGGATCTCTCCCGCACTTACCGGGACTTTATGGACATTCGCAACCGCAAGACAACCGCCATTACACGGTTTTTGGAACAGATGCGGGAAGCGATCCTGGCGCACATAGACGATGCACTTTCCCTGAAGAAATCAAAAAAATTAGCTTAATAATCAATTGGTTGAGATTAAATCGTTCGCAAGTTGCGAAGTGCTTGCGAAACGAAAATGGACGGGCTTTCAACCTTTGCTTTTGTAATTCCTGCCGCAATGGAGCGGCAGGGCAAAAGCAAAACATTATGTTGGAACAATTCACCTGGCAACAGTTTTTGGTTGCCGCATTCGTACTCTCGCTGGTCTGGTACCTGGCCATTTTTCTGCTGTATTACCGGGACAAGGCAAAGGCCATTTTTACGCCAAAGACCAAGGAGAAACCGCCCGAAAAGCTGATCAGGGAATGGGAAGAAGAACTGGAAGACGAGCCTGAAATGAAGGAACCTGGAAACGGGGGCCTGATGGGAAGGCCCGTTGAACCGGAAGGCATGGAAACGGTAGCGATGGACGGTATCCGCTTCGCTGAAAAACCGGACAACAAAGAGCAGCAACTTGGGCTGGTGCCCGACGTTTTGGAAGAGCTGAAAGGCATCTTTAACAGGCTGGAAAAACAGGACGGCAGCAAGACAGATTTCTTTACGCTGATCGGGGTGCTCAAAGAGCAATATCCAAAGATAAGTTCCAGCGATAACCTGGAAGAGATCAACCGCTATATCCGGGATCATGTGCCCTTCTCGCTCAGCGATGAAGAACTCGAAGACCTCTGGGATTAGCAGCTTCTCATACCGACCTCCATCTATGTAATCATCTTTTTAATCAGTGCAAACTAAGAAATCATGAAAAATCAATTCATTAGCCCTAAAAAACAAGCCTTCGCCAAGTTCCTGTTATTGTCCCTCACCCTTTGCGTGTACAATATGCTGACCAGCCTGTCACTTTTCGCCCAGGACGGAAATGCCGGCATTTCCGAAGCAACCAACAAGGTCAAGGGATATTTCGACACCGGCTGTGACCTGATGTATGCCATCGGCGCAGTTGTCGGCATCATAGGTGCTATCAAGGTCTTCAACAAGTGGAACGCGGGAGAACCGGATACCAATAAGGTGGCCGCCGCCTGGTTCGGCTCCTGTATTTTCCTTGTGGTCGTAGCCACCGTGCTCAAATCATTCTTCGGCATTTAACCTATAGCCCTGCCTTTGGCACCGAGCTAAAGGCAGGGCTTTAAAAAATCAATTATCATGTCAAGCGTATATCAGATCAACAAAGGCATCAATAAACCAATAGAATTCAAGGGATTGCGGGCGCAATATATCGCCTACCTGGCTGTAGGATTGGTATTGCTGCTGATCAGCTTCGCTATCCTATACATCTGCGGATTAAGCCTGTTGATTATCCTGCCGGTGATCTTCGGCTTGGGCGGCGGCCTGTTCTACACCGTATTTAGGCTTAGCCATAAATATGGTGAGCATGGGCTGATGAAATACTTCGCCAAACGGCAATTGCCGAAATACCTTAAGTTCAATTCACGAAAAGTATTCACCTCACTTAGAAAGGCAAAATCATGACCGCAATAGAGAAAATTATGCCGATCAGCACAGTGGAACATAACGCCATTGTTTCGGCACAGGGCGACATTACCATTGCCTATGAGGCCAGCCTGCCGGAGATCTTTACCCTTTCTGACAGGGACTATGAAGCCTACCACCAAACACTGATCAAAGCCATCAAATTGTTGCCCGTTAATAGCATTTTCCATAAGCAGGACTGGTTTACCGAAACAAGCTACAAAGCAAACTTCGAGACAGAAGACAATAGCTTTTTATCACGTTCCAGCGAACGCTTTTTCAACGAGCGCCCATATTTAGATCACCGCTGTTATATCTTCCTGACCAAAAAGCCGAAAGACAGGAAACTATCAAGTTCGGTCTATTCCAATATCCTGCGCAAGTCTATCGTACCGCAGCAGACCGTTAACCCGGTGTTGTTCAACGATTTCCTGGATAGCGCAGGCCAATTTGAACGCATCCTGAAAGACAGCGGGTTTATCACGCTTCGCAGGCTGACCGATGAAGAATTGGCCGGAACGGGCAACCGCCCCGGCATCATCGAAAAGTACTGCTTCCTGCAAAAAGAGGGCGAGAAAACCATACGGGACGTGCATATCAAAGATGAGCTGCGCATAGGCGAAGCGCACTGCAAATTGTTCACCTTATCCGATGCCGAAGATCTGCCCGCCTTATGCGGTAGTCGTATCAATTACGACAAGTACAGCACCGACCGCACTAAGTTCAGTATCGGCTTTGCTTCGCCATTGGGCCAGCTGTTGCCTTGCAACCATGTCTACAATCAATATGTGTTCATAGAAGATGCGCCCAAAACGCTGAAGCGTTTAGAAGCCAAGAAACTTCGCCTGCAATCATTATCATCTTATAGCCGTGAAAATGCCATCTCCCGTGATGCGACCAACGACTTTTTGAACGAGGCCATCGGGCAGCAGCGGTTGCCGGTTAAAGCGCACTTTAATGTTTTAGCCTGGTCAGAGGATGAAGCGGAGATTAAAGACCTGAAGAACAAAGTGTCATCGGCATTGGCCCAGATGGATGCCACACCTAAAGAGGAAACCGACGGTGCGCCGCAGATCTGGTGGTCAGGGCTGCCGGGAAACCAGGCAGACTTCCCGATGAACGACACCTTTGATACGTTTTTGGAGCAGGCTAGCTGTTTTTTAAACCTGGAAACCAATTACCGTTCTTCGATCAGCCCCTTTGGAATTCGCTTCGGAGACAGGCTTAGCGGCAGGCCGGTACATACCGACATATCGGATGAGCCGATCAAACTCGGTTATACCACCAATCGTAACAAGTTCATTATTGGCCCCAGCGGTTCCGGCAAATCTTTCTTTACCAACCACATGGTGCGTAGCTACTACGAACAGGGAACGCATGTGGTGTTGGTAGATGTTGGCCATAGCTACAAAGGCTTATGCGATCTGGTGGGTGGCTACTATTTTACCTATTCCGAAAAAGACCCGATCAAGTTCAACCCGTTCTACCTGACCGATGGTGATGTACTGGACACCGAGAAAAAGGAAAGCATCAAAACGCTGCTACTGGCTCTTTGGAAAAAGGACGATGAGCCTTTTACCCGTTCGGAGTACGTGGCGCTTTCCAACGCCTTGACCCTTTACTACCAGCACCTCGATGCTCATTCAGAAATATTCCCCTGCTTCAATTCTTTCTATGATTACCTGATGGAGCACTATATGCAGGTACTGGAAAATGGCAAGGTGAAGGAAAAGGATTTTGACATCGGCAACTTTTTGTACGTGCTGAACCCTTACTACAAAGGCGGTGAATATGATTATTTGCTGAATGCTACCGAGAACCTTGACCTGCTGAATGAGCGCTTTATCGTGTTTGAGCTGGATGCCGTGAAGGATCACCCGATACTATTCCCGGTGGTAACGATCATCATCATGGAGGTGTTTATCAGCAAGATGCGTAAGCTAAAGGGCATCCGCAAGATGATATTATTAGAAGAAGCCTGGAAAGCCATTGCCAAGGAAGGAATGGCGGAATACCTGAAATATCTCTTTAAAACGGTAAGAAAATTCTTTGGCGAGGCCATCGTTGTGACCCAGGAGATCGAGGATATTATTTCTTCGCCAATCGTCAAGCAGGCCATCGTCAATAATTCCGACTGCAAGATCCTTTTAGACCAATCAAAGTACCAGAACAAGTTCGATGCGATTCAGGAACTATTGGGATTAACCGACAAGGAAAAAGCGCAGGTGCTATCCATGAACAAGGCCAATGATCCTAAACGCAAGTACAAAGAGGTATTCATTTCCCTGGGCGGGCAGTACAGCAAGGTCTATCGTACAGAAGTTAGCCTGGAAGAATATCTCGCATACACCACCGAGGAAAGTGAAAAGATGAAAGTGCAGCAATACAGCGAAAAGTATGGCAGCATACAGAAAGGCATAGCTGTACTGGCCAGCGAACTGCGTAACCAGAATTCTTAATCCTAAAATCTATAAACATGAAAACACTATTTTATCTATGTGTAGCCGTAGTACTATTTATTACCGCCTGCACCAGCGACAAAACAAGAGATTTTATTCCCGGCACCTATGTCAATAGCGCCGGTGGCGAATTCAGTGTAGCCAATGATACGCTGGTCATTGAACCTGCGGAAAGCAATAACTTTTCTATTCAGCGCAAGACCGGCTTTAATGTCACCACCGAGGGCAAAAAAGGAAAGCGCCAGTATGAAACCGAGCAATGGAACGCCATCTACGATGAGGGTACCAAGGTGCTAACCGAAATTCGTAAAGGCAAGACTATCACTTTTTACCCGAAGGCAGGCACCTTAAGGGTTGGTAAGCGGGAATATACAAAGCTTAAGTAAGCCATCGGTGAAATCAGTTTGTAATCAATGCAATCAAAAAATATTAATCATGAAACTCATAAAACATATGAAAAAGTACATGGTCGTGCTGCCGATGAGCGCCATGACGCTGTTTGTTGCCCTGCCTTCCGAGGCGAATGCGCAGATCGCTATCGTGGAAGTAATCAAGGCAGGCATAAAAAAAGTCATCAAGGCGGTTGATCTGAAGGTTCAGCGCCTGCAAAACGAAACGATCTGGCTGCAAAACGCGCAGAAGGTGTTGGAAAATCAGCTGTCCAAACTGAAGCTGACCGAGATCGCTGACTGGACAGAAAAGCAAAAGGAATTGTATAGCCAGTATTACAATGAGCTTTGGCAGATCAAGTCGGCGATAGCCTACTATAAACGGATCAAAGACCTGACCGAAAAACAAGTGGCCATCGTAGACGAATATAAATGGGCCTGGGGGCTGTTTGGAAAGGACAAGCATTTTACGCCGGAAGAACTCACCTATATGGAAACGGTGTATTCCGGTATACTGGATGCCAGTATCAAGAATCTTGACCAGATCCTGCTTGTGGTGAACAGCTTTAAAACGCAGATGAGCGATGCCAAAAGGCTGGAGATCATCAATGCTGCTGCGGATCAGATGGACATTAACTACAGCGACCTTAAAAAGTTCAATTCGCAGAACATCGCTTTAAGCATCCAACGGGCAAAGTCTTTGGGTGAAGTGGCCACCTTAAAACAAATCTATGGAATCAATGAGTAAGGTACAAGCGGAAAAGCCAAAGGTAAAAGGTTTGTTAAGCGTGCTTAGTATATGCTTTCTGCTTTGCGCTTTCAGCTTTCAACCAGCCAAAGCGCAGACCTTCGCCGAATGGTTTAGCCAGAAGAAAAAGCAAAAGGAATACTTGTTAAAACAGATCGCAGGTTTGCAGGTCTATATCGGCTTTGCCAAAAAAGGCTATGATATTGCTAGCAGTGGCATTCACACCGTGCGTGACATCAAAAACGGTGAGTTCGGTTTGCACAGTGCTTTTTTCAGTTCGCTTAAAGCGGTTAGCCCTTTTATCCGCAACAACAGCAAGGTAGCGGAGATCATTGAAATGCAGCTAAGCATCAGTAAAAGTTTTAATGGTATTAAAAGCAATGATCTGCTATCGGATGGTGACCGGGACTATATCGGTTCAGTTAGGGAAAAGGTACTGGATGAATGCCTGACCGATCTGGAAGAACTGCTACTGGTAATTACTTCCGGCAAAATCGAAATGACCGACGATGAGCGCATCAAGCGGCTGGATCAGGTCTATGCCGGGATGAAAGACAAATCAGCATTTACCCAAAGCTTTACCGGTGAGGTCAGCTTATTCATCAGCCAGAAAGAAAGCGAACAACGATCCATTAACCAAAACAGGAGGCTTTATGAAATCAATTAGAATACTGCTGTCAGTGCTTTTAATATTGGGGGCTACAAACTATTCGAGGGCACAATCCACCGAGATACAGCAACTATTGTTGAACGTGGAAAAGCTGAGCCAGTTCAAGAACATTCTTTCCGATATGAAGAAAGGTTATCAAATCCTGAATACCGGCTATAACGCGGTAAAGAATGTTTCCCAGGGGAATTTCAGTCTGCATGAGGTATTTATTGACGGCCTGATGCTGGTTAACCCGGAGGTGCGGAAATATCACAAGGTGGCTGATATCATTACCTATCAAAAGGACATTGTCAGCGAATACAAAACGGCATTCAACCGCTTCAAATCTTCAGGCACCTTCAGCGAACAGGAGATCAGCTACCTCAGTAAAGTTTACGGGCAGTTGTTCGATCAGAGTGTGAATAACCTGGATGCCCTGATGAACGTAGTTACCTCCTCCAAACTGCGCATGAGCGATGATGAACGCTTGCAGGCCATTGACCGGATCTTCGCAGACACCCAGGACAAGCTTTCCTTTCTGCGGGATTTCAACAAGCAGGCCAGCCTGCTCAACCTACAAAGGCAAAAGGAAAAGAACGATATACAAAACCTTCAAAAAATCTATCAGCCATGAAATTCAAACATAAATTAATCAAACTTTTCAAAAGCTCCCCCTTCAGGGGGCTGGGGGGCTTGTGCCTGCTATTGCTTTTGCCCGGCCTATCCCACGCCCAGGGCATAGCGCACGAGATCGGCAGTATGCAGGGCGAACTGGACAAGGTGTATAGCCAGATGCTCCCGCTTTGCTCCAAGCTGATCGGCGTTGCCCGCGGCATAGCCGGGTTTGGCGCACTCTGGTATATTGCCTCACGGGTATGGCGGCAGATCGCAGCAGCAGACCCCATCGACTTTTACCCATTGTTGCGCCCCTTTGCATTAGGGCTGGCCATTATTGCCTTTCCGGCGGTCATTGCCCTGATGAATGGCATATTGCAGCCCACCGTTTCAGCGACAGGTGCAATGGTGGCTGATAGTAATAAGGCGATTGCAGCTTTGCTCAAACAAAAAGAAGAGGCCGTAAAAAAATCTAAGCAGTGGCAGATGTATGTTGGTGAGGATGGAAGTGGCGACAGGTCAGCCTGGTATAAGTACACTCATCCCAAAGATCCCGGCGGCGAAGAAGAAGGTTTCTTTGACGGCATCGGCAATGACATGAAGTTCTGGGCGGAAAAGCAGTCTTACAATTTCCGAAACTCAATCAAGCAATGGCTAAGCCAGGTGCTGGAAATGCTCTACGCCTCGGCGGCACTTTGTATCAATACCATCCGCACTTTCTTTCTGATAGTGCTGGCTATACTCGGCCCGTTGGTATTTGGCTTTGCCGTGTTCGACGGTTTTCAGCATACGCTTACGGTGTGGCTTGCACGTTACGTGAACATTTTCTTATGGTTGCCCATTGCCAATATCTTCGGCAGCATCCTGGGAAAAATACAGGAAAACATGCTCAAACTCGACCTGTCGCAGATCGGCCAGCAGGGCGATACTTTCTTTAGTTCCACAGATACGGCGTATTTAATATTTCTCGTGATCGGAATTGTAGGTTATTTCTCAGTGCCGAACGTGGCAAACTACGTGGTACATGCCGGTGGCGGTAATACCATCCTGCAAAGGGTGAATACCATTGTCAGCAACACCAGTTCTACGGCAAGCGGTGCTGCCATTGCAGGTGGCGGTATGACAGCGGACGCTTTGGGCGATGCCTACCGAAACATCAAGCAGGGCTTTTCCGGTTCAGGCAACAGCGATTACTTCCCCGATAAATCCGGCGGTTCACAGCACCAGCGGGACAAGCTCTCTGGAAAGTCTTAATACTTGATACTAACTACTCAATACTAAAAATCATGTTTACACAATTCAAAAACATAGACACCGCCTTTAAGCATATCAAGACGTTCAGCATCTTCCTGATCCTGGCTAATGTACTCACGATAGGCTTCTGCATCTACAAAAGCTATGACATGGTGAACCAGGCGCAGAACCGTGTACATATCCTGTACAATGGCAAAGTGCTGGAAGCTATCGCCTCGGACAGGAAAAGCAACCTGCCCGTAGAGCTGCGCGACCACATCAGGACATTTCACCAGTTGTTCTTTAACCTGGCACCTGATGATAAAGCCATACAGGCGAACATTTCCAAAGCGCTTTATCTCGCCGATGAATCTGCCAAAAAGCAATATGATAACCTGAAAGAAAGCGGTTATTACAACAATCTTATCTCCGCCAACATCTCCCAGGACATCGAGGTAGATAGCATCAAACTGGATGTGAATGCCTATCCCTACGCCTTTACCTGTTATGCTACCCAAAAACTGGTGCGTTCCAGCAGTACGGTAAAACGCAGGTTGGTATCACAGGGAACCATTAGGGACATCAAGACCCAGACAGACAATAACCCGCACGGTTTCCTCATTCAGGGCTGGGAGATATTAGAAAACCGGGACGAAGACCCTAAAGCGATCAAGCCATGAAACTACTTAGAAAAAGACAGACAGCGGTTAGTCCGAAACAGGAGGAGCTGGCCGCAGGTATTGCAGGTACAATCATTGGTTTGCAGACAAAGGCAGCGGATTACCTAAACGAAAAAGCATCTCACCTGTCAGGAAAGGCAAGACTGTTTATGCTGATCCTGTTCTGCGTAGTGTTTACGGCGATCAACCTCTACCTGCTTATTCACTCGATTTAATCATCATAAAAAAATAATCAAATGGAAAACAACCAAGAAAAAAACACAAGGAAACTGCTATTGGCCTTACCGTTATTGGTACTGCCGTTCCTATCGCTTGGCTTTTATGCCCTGGGCGGTGGTAAAGGTGACAGTTCGGGTGAAGCGCTGACTGCAAAGCCCGGCATCAACACGAGCTTGCCGGATGCGGCTTTTAAAAAAGAAGACCCGCAGAGCAAGCTAAGCCTTTACGAACTGGCCGGTCGGGAACAAAAACCCGATAGCCTGCCTGCTTCGGTTACCAAACGGGGATTTGGTACTGCAAATCTGCCTGATCCCAACGAGCAGCGCATCAATGAAAAGCTGGCGCAGATCAATACGGAGGTAAATCGTCCTGTTCCGCCTGTCGATTATGGCACCAGGTATACCCAGCCTGCAAATAATAACAACATGACTGGTGATGTAGATCGGCTGGAAAAGCTAATGCGCACCATGCAGGAAGGTAAAACCGAAGACCCGGAAATGAAGCAGCTTAGCGAAATGATGGATAAGATCATTGCCATTCAGAACCCGGAAAGCGTAGCTACAAAAACGGTAAAACCAGCCGGGACCGAAGGCGATACGAAGTTCAAGGCGATACCTGCACAGATCGTAGACAAACAAAAAGCGGTACAGGGTGCAACCATCAAGCTGCGCTTGCAGGATACGGTAACCCTATATGGTTACCTGATTCCCAAAGGGCACGAGATCTTCGGCCCCTGCCGCATCACCAACCAGCGTTTGCTACTCGACATTAAGAACATCCGCCTGGGCACTTCGATTATTCCGGTTGACCTTTCGGTTTATTCGCTCGACGGTATGCCGGGACTGTATGCGCCCGAAGCGGAACTGGCCGATGCAGCAGGTAACGGCGCGGATGATGCGGTGCGCAGCATCGGCATGTATGGCATGGACAATTCTATTGCCACGCAGGTAGCGGGTGCTGGCATTGATGCTGCCAAATCCCTATTCAGCAAGAAGATCAAAAAGATCAAGGTCAAACTCGAATCAGGTCAGCCGGTATTGCTGCGCAACAACCAGCAGAAAATCAGGTAAAAGCAAAGTATATGGCACAGTTAAACGATCCGGCCAAAGCAGGTGAACTGCGTGAACATTTGGAACAGCAGGAGAACAAAGGATATGAGTGGGTGGTGTACGACACCGATAACCCAATCAATACCAGGTATGACCTGACCTGCTTTTTAGATGAGCACGAGGCCGTAGATCATGCCAGGGAGTACCAGCAGATTTTCAATTGGCATGAGGCGGTGCCGATCAGCAGCCTGATCTACGACTTTAAAGTGGTAGAAAGAACACTGTTACAAACAGAAAAGGGAACATATCCCAATTTATCATTAAAAACAAATAAAGCGATGAACTTAAACAATTTGGACAACCTGAAAGAAGAGCTCAAAGAGCTTGGCTTTCCCAAAAAACTGGCCGAGGAAATGGAGAAGAACATGCAGAAGAATGTTCCAGAGTTCCAGCTCCGCCATAACATGCCTGCCGATAAGGGGCAGGTAGATTTGCAGCTGCACTTTAAGCAGTCCGGCCAGTCCGACTATTATTACTTCAATAAATATTCGGTTACCCTGAACAATGCCAAGCCGCTGGAAGAGGAGCAGAAATACCTGGTCATCTCGCCCGGTGAACAGAACAAGCCGGTATTCCGCAAGTTCGATAGCCCGCACGAGGCGATCAGCTATTTTAAAGAACAGAAAGGAGATAGCGAACTGGCCGTAGGTAAAGATGTGGGCCATAAGACTACTTTGGCTACGATGGAAAAGGACAAGGTGAACTTTGTCGCCAAGGATTTTCAAAAGACGTTTTACAGCCCTGCGGTAACACAGAACGTGTATGTAGAGAAAGGTAAGGGTTTCTCTGCCGAGCAATCGGCCAACCTGATCCAGGGCCGTTCCGTCTACCGTGATGACCTGCTTAATTTGGGCGGTCAGCAGTACAAGGCATGGATCAAGCTGGACTTTGACCAGGCCAAAGACCGCTTTGATAACTTTAAAACCAAGCAGTTTCATGATCCATCCTATGGCTTTGATCTGAAAGCGGTACTGGACAGGTACAACATCAAAGAGCTGGCCGATCCCAAGCAACGCGAAAAGCTGGAGGAATCGTTGAAGAACGGTAACCGCCCTTTGATTACCACCGTTAAGGATGGGCAGGAGGTAAAGCTGCGCATTGAGGCAGTTCCGCGTTATGGTCAGGTCAATATGTTCCAGGAGAACGGCAAGCCGGAGAAAAGGGAACAGTTCCAGGTTACCGTTAAAAATGATTTGCTTTTGGAGAAAGGCAAGAACACGCAAAAAGACCTTTCGCAAAGCCGTGGGGTTAAAGTTTAAGATATAACGTGCCAGCAATCAAATAAACAACAATTCAATAAATCATTTAAAACAAATTAAAATCATGGAAAATTTCAAAAAGTTGAAAGAGCTGATCGAATCAGCAGAACAGGATGCCGTTAAATTTTATGAAAAGGGCAATAGAACGGCCGGAACCCGACTGCGGATAGCCTTACAGCAAACCAAACAGCTTGCCCAGGAAATTAGGAATGAGGTAACGGCCAAAAAGAACGCGGATTAAAGAA
Proteins encoded in this window:
- the traM gene encoding conjugative transposon protein TraM; amino-acid sequence: MENNQEKNTRKLLLALPLLVLPFLSLGFYALGGGKGDSSGEALTAKPGINTSLPDAAFKKEDPQSKLSLYELAGREQKPDSLPASVTKRGFGTANLPDPNEQRINEKLAQINTEVNRPVPPVDYGTRYTQPANNNNMTGDVDRLEKLMRTMQEGKTEDPEMKQLSEMMDKIIAIQNPESVATKTVKPAGTEGDTKFKAIPAQIVDKQKAVQGATIKLRLQDTVTLYGYLIPKGHEIFGPCRITNQRLLLDIKNIRLGTSIIPVDLSVYSLDGMPGLYAPEAELADAAGNGADDAVRSIGMYGMDNSIATQVAGAGIDAAKSLFSKKIKKIKVKLESGQPVLLRNNQQKIR
- the traJ gene encoding conjugative transposon protein TraJ gives rise to the protein MKFKHKLIKLFKSSPFRGLGGLCLLLLLPGLSHAQGIAHEIGSMQGELDKVYSQMLPLCSKLIGVARGIAGFGALWYIASRVWRQIAAADPIDFYPLLRPFALGLAIIAFPAVIALMNGILQPTVSATGAMVADSNKAIAALLKQKEEAVKKSKQWQMYVGEDGSGDRSAWYKYTHPKDPGGEEEGFFDGIGNDMKFWAEKQSYNFRNSIKQWLSQVLEMLYASAALCINTIRTFFLIVLAILGPLVFGFAVFDGFQHTLTVWLARYVNIFLWLPIANIFGSILGKIQENMLKLDLSQIGQQGDTFFSSTDTAYLIFLVIGIVGYFSVPNVANYVVHAGGGNTILQRVNTIVSNTSSTASGAAIAGGGMTADALGDAYRNIKQGFSGSGNSDYFPDKSGGSQHQRDKLSGKS
- the traK gene encoding conjugative transposon protein TraK yields the protein MFTQFKNIDTAFKHIKTFSIFLILANVLTIGFCIYKSYDMVNQAQNRVHILYNGKVLEAIASDRKSNLPVELRDHIRTFHQLFFNLAPDDKAIQANISKALYLADESAKKQYDNLKESGYYNNLISANISQDIEVDSIKLDVNAYPYAFTCYATQKLVRSSSTVKRRLVSQGTIRDIKTQTDNNPHGFLIQGWEILENRDEDPKAIKP